A section of the Desulfotignum phosphitoxidans DSM 13687 genome encodes:
- a CDS encoding carboxymuconolactone decarboxylase family protein, which yields MNDLTEKKIQQSIEDRKKTHLTFLENVKTYRPFLEVEEKAFRNGALTKKTKELMALSISIVTKCEPCMEWHLDQALQQGAADEEIYETIDVAIEMGGGQAGAYARFVLKAMEYFKQKKG from the coding sequence ATGAACGACCTGACTGAAAAAAAGATCCAGCAAAGCATTGAAGACCGGAAAAAAACACACCTGACATTCCTGGAAAATGTGAAGACGTACCGGCCGTTTCTGGAAGTGGAGGAAAAAGCGTTCAGAAACGGGGCGCTCACCAAGAAAACCAAAGAATTGATGGCGCTTTCCATTTCAATTGTCACAAAGTGTGAGCCCTGCATGGAATGGCATCTTGACCAGGCCCTTCAGCAGGGTGCCGCTGATGAAGAAATTTATGAAACCATCGATGTGGCCATCGAAATGGGCGGGGGCCAGGCCGGGGCCTATGCCCGGTTTGTTTTGAAAGCCATGGAATATTTTAAACAAAAAAAAGGGTGA